A region from the Desulfuromonas sp. TF genome encodes:
- the mutY gene encoding A/G-specific adenine glycosylase — MFSFTPIDISRKLLAWYGRAGRDLPWRRTRDPYRIWLSEVMLQQTGVETVIPYYERFLEAFPTVRALAAATAEEVVERWAGLGYYSRARNLHAAAQRVVNFNAGHFPDTLEGLMELPGVGRSTAGAILSIAFDRPGPILDGNVRRVLCRLHALKEDPRSGSGEKKLWAWAAELTPIDRPHDYAQAIMDLGATVCTPRSPECGDCPLQTCCRARSLGLEEELPLRSGGKKAPTRVQVALLLFSQGRCMVRRRPLSGMLGGLWEFPSAAVSEGETPGMAASRLLKNLGLASEPRPAGEIAHIYSHFRLDLRLYRAEAEQMFKVAEGEESRWLLPAELVAWPLHGAHKKAVKHL, encoded by the coding sequence ATGTTCTCTTTCACTCCTATCGACATCTCTCGGAAACTCCTCGCCTGGTACGGCCGGGCCGGGCGCGACCTTCCCTGGCGCCGCACCCGCGATCCCTACCGCATCTGGCTCTCCGAAGTCATGCTCCAGCAGACGGGGGTGGAGACGGTCATCCCCTACTACGAGCGATTTCTCGAAGCCTTTCCGACGGTGCGGGCGCTGGCTGCGGCAACCGCGGAAGAGGTGGTCGAGCGCTGGGCGGGGCTCGGCTACTACTCCCGGGCCCGCAACCTCCATGCCGCGGCGCAGCGGGTGGTAAACTTTAATGCTGGACATTTCCCCGATACGCTGGAGGGACTGATGGAGCTTCCCGGAGTGGGGCGCTCCACCGCCGGAGCGATCCTCTCCATCGCCTTCGACCGCCCCGGCCCGATCCTCGACGGCAATGTCCGCCGGGTCCTCTGCCGCCTCCATGCCCTGAAGGAGGACCCCCGCAGCGGCTCAGGCGAGAAGAAGCTCTGGGCCTGGGCGGCGGAGCTGACACCTATAGACCGCCCTCACGACTACGCCCAGGCGATCATGGACCTGGGGGCGACCGTCTGCACCCCCCGCTCTCCCGAATGCGGCGACTGCCCTTTGCAAACGTGCTGCCGGGCCCGCTCCTTAGGCCTGGAGGAGGAGCTGCCGCTACGGAGCGGCGGAAAGAAGGCGCCGACCCGGGTCCAGGTGGCCCTGCTGCTGTTCTCGCAAGGCCGCTGCATGGTGCGGCGGCGACCTCTCTCCGGAATGCTCGGAGGGCTGTGGGAGTTCCCCTCCGCTGCCGTGTCCGAGGGCGAGACCCCCGGGATGGCCGCCTCCCGCCTCCTGAAGAACCTGGGACTGGCCTCGGAGCCGCGCCCGGCGGGAGAAATAGCCCATATTTACAGTCATTTTCGTCTCGATCTGCGCCTCTATCGGGCCGAAGCGGAGCAGATGTTCAAAGTCGCGGAAG